The DNA window TCGATTAAACGGTTCAGTCGGCCTGGTTTGCGCCAGTATAAATCTTCAGGCGATCTGCCCAAAGTAGCCGAAGGTCTTGGAATCGCCATCGTTTCGACGTCCAAGGGCGTCATGACGGATCGCGCTGCGCGTAAAGCGGGCGTTGGTGGCGAAGTTATCTGCACCGTTTTCTAGGAGTAAATCATGTCCAGGGTTGCCAATAATCCTGTCGTGCTGCCATCCGGTGTCGAGATCAGCCTCAGTGGTCAGGACATCCAGATTAAAGGGAGCAAGGGCTCTCTTAATCATACAGCGCACAGTTCAGTCGAAGTTAAGCAAGAAGACGGTCGGGTACTGTTCGCAGCCCGTGACGGCGCCAAGCAGTCACGTGCTCTAGCGGGAACAACCCGGGCACTGGTCAACAATATGGTGACCGGTGTTCATACTGGCTTTGAACGTAAATTGCAGTTGGTAGGCGTGGGCTATCGTGCCCAGGCGCAGGGTAAGAAGTTGAATCTTACGCTTGGCTTCTCGCACCCGGTTGAGTATGACCTGCCGGAAGGGATTACCGCCGAAACGCCGACCCAAACCGAAGTGGTAATTCGGGGAATCGACAAGCAACAGGTCGGACAGGTCGCCGCGGAAATCCGCGCATTCCGTCCGCCCGAGCCATACAAGGGCAAGGGTGTACGTTATGCGGACGAGATGGTGCGTCGTAAAGAGGCTAAGAAGAAGTAAGGCATGACTATGAGCGCGAAGAAAGAATCAAGACTGCGTCGCGCACGGAAGGTGCGTGTCAAGATCCGGGATCTCGGCACGACTCGTCTCTGTGTGCATCGTACGCCAAGACATATGTACGCCCAGATCACAACTGCCGACGGCAGCAAGGTGCTAGCAGCCGCATCCACTTTGGATAAGGAGTTGCGCCAAGACGCCACAGGTAATGTTGACGCGGCTAAGAAGGTCGGTCAGTTAATTGCTGACCGGGCCAAAAAAGCGGGAGTTGAGCAGGTTGCCTTCGACCGTTCGGGATTCCGCTACCATGGCCGCGTCAAGGCACTCGCTGACGCTGCTCGTGAAGCTGGCCTGCAGTTCTAGGAGATAAAAGATGAGCGTTAAAGATCAGAATGCGTCTGACCTCCAGGAAAAGCTGGTACAGGTTAATCGGGTCGCAAAAGTCGTAAAAGGTGGCCGTATTTTCGCTTTCACGGCATTGACTGTGGTGGGTGATGGTAAGGGTCGCGTCGGGTTTGGTCGCGGTAAGGCCCGCGAAGTGCCGGTTGCTATCCAGAAAGCTATGGAAGCGGCCCGTAAAAACATGGTTGATGTGGCATTGAAGGGCAATACCCTTCAGTATCCGGTTCGTGCCCGCCATGGTGCCTCCAAGGTTTATCTTCAGCCCGCCTCCGAAGGTACGGGTGTTATCGCCGGGGGTGCGATGCGCGCGGTGCTTGAAGTGGCTGGGGTACACAATGTGCTTTCCAAGTGCTACGGCTCTACCAACCCCGTAAACGTCGTGCGGGCTACGATTGAAGGTCTGAAGGCGATGAAGTCGCCTGATGATATCGCGGCCAAGCGTGGCCTGAACTTGGAACAAATACTGGATTGATGTCATGGCTAACGCAAAGACGCTGACGGTTACCCTGGTTCGCAGCCCCATTGGCCGCCACGCCAACCATAAGAGTTGTGTCCGTGGACTGGGTCTGCGCCGCCTTCACCATTCCGTCGAGGTTGAAGACACGCCCGCGGTTCGTGGAATGATCAACCGTGTAAGTTACATGGTACGGGTAGAGGATAAGTAATATGGAACTCAACAACCTGCACCCCGGACCTGGAGCCAAAACCGCCGCCAAGCGCGTCGGACGTGGCATCGGTAGCGGACTGGGCAAGACCGCGGGCCGGGGCCATAAAGGTCTTAAAGCCCGCTCAGGTGGCTCAGTTGCACCTGGTTTCGAAGGCGGGCAGCAGCCCTTGCAACGGCGGTTGCCGAAGTTTGGCTTCACGTCTGCTGCACAGCGCTGGGTCGCCGAGATTCGCCTCCAGGAACTGGACAAGGTCGAAGGCGATGTTGTCGACCTTCAGGCACTGAAGAACGCGGATATCATTCGCGACGAAATACGGGTTGCCAAAGTGATTTTCTCTGGAGAAGTCACCCGCGCGCTGACCGTAAAAGGCGTAAAGGTTACCAAAGGTGCACGGGCAGCAATTGAAGCCGCAGGTGGAAAAGTCGAGGACTAAATGGCCAAGACCGCATCACTACCAACGGGTATGGGTAAGGGCTTCTCAGAGCTGCGTTCGCGGCTCTGGTTCGTTCTTATTGCACTGCTCGTCTATCGGGTAGGGGCTCACTTGCCAGTGCCGGGTATCAACCCGGATCGCTTGGCGGCGCTATTTGAGCAGAATCAGGGCACGATACTCAGTCTGTTCAACATGTTCTCCGGGGGTGCCCTAGAGCGCATGAGTATCTTTGCACTGGGGATAATGCCGTATATTTCTGCGGCTATTATCATGCAGTTGCTGACCGTCGTGAGCCCGCATCTGGAGCAGTTGAAAAAAGAAGGTGAGGCTGGTCGCAAGGCTATTAGTCAGTACACACGGTACGGTACCGTGCTGCTCGCGCTGGTACAGGGCACGGGTATTTCCGTGGGCCTGGCCTCACAGGGCGTTACTTTCAATACCAGCTTCAGTTTTTACTTCACTGCGGTGGTTACGTTCACCTCGGGCGCGGTATTCCTGATGTGGCTCGGTGAGCAGATTACTGAGCGCGGTATTGGTAACGGCATCTCGCTGTTGATCTTTGCTGGTATTGTGGCTGGTCTTCCTGGGGCCGTCGGGCAAACGCTTGAACAGGCCCGTAGTGGTGAGATGAGTGTGCTTTACGTTCTAGGCCTGATCGTTCTCGCCATCGCCCTGGTAGGTTTCATAGTTTTTGTCGAGCGTGGCCAGCGCCGCCTCACGATAAACTATGCCAAGCGGCAGCAAGGCAAGCGCGTGTATGCGCAGCAGTCTAGCCACTTGCCTCTGAAGGTAAATATGGCCGGGGTAATTCCGCCCATTTTTGCCTCATCGATTCTGTTGTTTCCGGCGTCGCTGGGCCAGTGGTTCGGGCAGGGTGAAGGTATGGAGTGGCTGAGCGACGTATCTCAGGCATTGGGGCCAAATCAGCCATTGTATATTCTGTTATTTGCAGCGGCTGTGGTGTTCTTTTGCTTCTTCTATACGGCGCTGATGTATAACCCGAAAGAGGTTGCTGACAATCTGAAGAAGTCAGGCGCCTTTATCCCGGGGATTCGACCGGGAGAGCAGACGGCGAAGTATATCGATGGCGTCCTTACCCGGCTCACAATCTTCGGCGCGATCTATATTGCCGCTGTGTCGCTGGTGCCGCAGTTCCTGATCGTTGCGGGTAACGTTCCCTTCTATCTGGGTGGTACTTCGCTGTTGATCGTGGTGGTTGTAGTCATGGATTTCATGGCGCAGGTGCAGTCCCACCTGATGTCCCATCAGTATGAATCGCTGATGAAGAAGTCGAATCTTAAAGGGTATGGACGGAGCGGTATGCTCCGCTGAACGATTTGGAGTAAATGATGAAAGTGCGTGCATCGGTAAAAAAGATCTGCCGTAACTGCAAAATAATTCGTCGCAATGGCTCGGTTCGAGTCATCTGCACCGAGCCTCGCCACAAGCAGCGCCAGGGTTAATCTTAACCTGGCCTCGGGGTAACAGATGATAGGGCTTGATCTTTCCAGGGTCTGGCGCTATCATTGCGCGCCCTTTTTGTTGCGATAAACACACAGCAAAGTTTCAATGCGGAGTGAGATGAATGGCACGTATAGCCGGTGTCAATATTCCCGACAATAAGCACGCTGTTATCTCTCTTACCTATATATTTGGGGTAGGACGGACAGCTGCCAAGAAGCTTTGTGACGTTACCGGCATTCAGCCGGATGCCAAAGTCAAGGATCTGAACGACGAGCAGCTGGACAGTCTGCGCTCAGAAGTCAGCAAGTTGACTGTAGAAGGCGATCTTCGTCGCGAAGTACAAATGAACATCAAACGTTTGAAGGACCTCGGTGCTTTCCGCGGCCTTCGTCACCGTCACGGGCTTCCGCTTCGTGGTCAGCGGACGAAGACCAATGCGCGAACCCGTAAAGGTCCTCGCAAACCGATTCGTAAGTAACAGGTAGGAAAACATGGCAAAGCCAGGTACACGTACCCGTAAAAAGGTGAAAAAGACGGTTGTTGACGGGGTTGCCCACGTGCACGCCTCTTTCAACAATACGATCGTGACCATCGCTGATCGTCAGGGCAAT is part of the Hydrocarboniclastica marina genome and encodes:
- the rpmD gene encoding 50S ribosomal protein L30 — translated: MANAKTLTVTLVRSPIGRHANHKSCVRGLGLRRLHHSVEVEDTPAVRGMINRVSYMVRVEDK
- the rplR gene encoding 50S ribosomal protein L18, which encodes MSAKKESRLRRARKVRVKIRDLGTTRLCVHRTPRHMYAQITTADGSKVLAAASTLDKELRQDATGNVDAAKKVGQLIADRAKKAGVEQVAFDRSGFRYHGRVKALADAAREAGLQF
- the secY gene encoding preprotein translocase subunit SecY codes for the protein MAKTASLPTGMGKGFSELRSRLWFVLIALLVYRVGAHLPVPGINPDRLAALFEQNQGTILSLFNMFSGGALERMSIFALGIMPYISAAIIMQLLTVVSPHLEQLKKEGEAGRKAISQYTRYGTVLLALVQGTGISVGLASQGVTFNTSFSFYFTAVVTFTSGAVFLMWLGEQITERGIGNGISLLIFAGIVAGLPGAVGQTLEQARSGEMSVLYVLGLIVLAIALVGFIVFVERGQRRLTINYAKRQQGKRVYAQQSSHLPLKVNMAGVIPPIFASSILLFPASLGQWFGQGEGMEWLSDVSQALGPNQPLYILLFAAAVVFFCFFYTALMYNPKEVADNLKKSGAFIPGIRPGEQTAKYIDGVLTRLTIFGAIYIAAVSLVPQFLIVAGNVPFYLGGTSLLIVVVVVMDFMAQVQSHLMSHQYESLMKKSNLKGYGRSGMLR
- the rplO gene encoding 50S ribosomal protein L15, which produces MELNNLHPGPGAKTAAKRVGRGIGSGLGKTAGRGHKGLKARSGGSVAPGFEGGQQPLQRRLPKFGFTSAAQRWVAEIRLQELDKVEGDVVDLQALKNADIIRDEIRVAKVIFSGEVTRALTVKGVKVTKGARAAIEAAGGKVED
- the rpsE gene encoding 30S ribosomal protein S5; this translates as MSVKDQNASDLQEKLVQVNRVAKVVKGGRIFAFTALTVVGDGKGRVGFGRGKAREVPVAIQKAMEAARKNMVDVALKGNTLQYPVRARHGASKVYLQPASEGTGVIAGGAMRAVLEVAGVHNVLSKCYGSTNPVNVVRATIEGLKAMKSPDDIAAKRGLNLEQILD
- the rpsM gene encoding 30S ribosomal protein S13, producing the protein MARIAGVNIPDNKHAVISLTYIFGVGRTAAKKLCDVTGIQPDAKVKDLNDEQLDSLRSEVSKLTVEGDLRREVQMNIKRLKDLGAFRGLRHRHGLPLRGQRTKTNARTRKGPRKPIRK
- the rplF gene encoding 50S ribosomal protein L6, coding for MSRVANNPVVLPSGVEISLSGQDIQIKGSKGSLNHTAHSSVEVKQEDGRVLFAARDGAKQSRALAGTTRALVNNMVTGVHTGFERKLQLVGVGYRAQAQGKKLNLTLGFSHPVEYDLPEGITAETPTQTEVVIRGIDKQQVGQVAAEIRAFRPPEPYKGKGVRYADEMVRRKEAKKK
- the rpmJ gene encoding 50S ribosomal protein L36 — encoded protein: MKVRASVKKICRNCKIIRRNGSVRVICTEPRHKQRQG